The following coding sequences lie in one Maribacter forsetii DSM 18668 genomic window:
- the glmS gene encoding glutamine--fructose-6-phosphate transaminase (isomerizing) — protein MCGIVGYIGHREAFPIVIKGLQRLEYRGYDSAGIALFDGNQINLSKTKGKVEDLKNKAKEISQAGSIGIGHTRWATHGVPNDVNSHPHYSNSGNLVIIHNGIIENYESIKQELTKRGYTFQSDTDTEVLINLIEEVKKTEDVKLGKAVQIALNQVVGAYAIAVFDKEKPDEIVVAKLGSPLAIGIGEEEFFIASDASPFIEFTNNAVYLEDEEMAIIRLGKEIKLRKIKDDAVAYPRILELQMNLEEIEKGGYDHFMLKEIYEQPRAIKDTYRGRLLADQGLIRMAGIDLNMEKFLNANRIIIVACGTSWHAGLVAEYIFEDLARIPVEVEYASEFRYRNPVITDKDVLIAISQSGETADTLAAIKLAKEKGAFVFGVCNVVGSSIARETDAGAYTHAGPEIGVASTKAFTTQITVLTLMALKLAKAKGVFSETKYRGYLSELETIPSKVEKSLESNTLIEIIADVYKDSTNCLYLGRGYNFPVALEGALKLKEISYIHAEGYPAAEMKHGPIALIDEQMPVFVIATKKGHYEKVVSNIQEIKSRKGKIIAIVTEGDEQVKDLADHVIEVPETLESLTPLLTTIPLQLLSYHIAVMRGCNVDQPRNLAKSVTVE, from the coding sequence ATGTGTGGAATTGTTGGTTACATAGGTCATAGGGAAGCTTTCCCTATAGTTATAAAAGGACTTCAGAGATTAGAATATCGTGGTTATGATAGTGCAGGTATTGCATTGTTTGATGGTAATCAAATCAATTTATCTAAAACAAAAGGTAAGGTTGAAGATTTAAAAAATAAAGCAAAAGAAATATCTCAGGCAGGTAGTATTGGTATAGGTCACACACGTTGGGCAACCCACGGTGTGCCAAATGATGTCAATTCTCACCCTCATTACTCTAATTCAGGAAATCTTGTTATTATACATAACGGTATCATTGAAAATTACGAGTCTATAAAACAAGAACTTACAAAACGTGGATATACATTTCAATCAGATACGGATACTGAGGTATTGATTAATCTTATTGAAGAGGTAAAGAAAACCGAAGATGTTAAGCTAGGTAAGGCGGTACAGATTGCACTTAATCAAGTAGTAGGGGCATATGCAATTGCTGTTTTTGATAAGGAAAAACCAGATGAAATTGTGGTAGCTAAATTAGGTAGTCCTTTGGCTATTGGTATTGGCGAAGAAGAATTTTTTATAGCCTCAGATGCTTCGCCATTTATAGAATTTACTAATAATGCTGTTTATCTTGAAGATGAAGAAATGGCAATTATTAGATTAGGAAAAGAAATTAAGCTTAGAAAAATTAAGGATGATGCGGTAGCTTATCCAAGAATTTTAGAGCTTCAAATGAATCTTGAAGAAATTGAGAAAGGTGGTTATGATCACTTTATGTTAAAAGAGATTTATGAACAACCTAGAGCTATAAAAGATACTTATAGAGGTCGTTTATTGGCAGATCAAGGTTTAATTAGAATGGCGGGGATTGACCTTAACATGGAAAAATTCTTAAACGCTAATAGAATTATTATTGTAGCATGTGGTACTTCATGGCATGCCGGTTTAGTTGCTGAGTATATTTTTGAGGATTTGGCAAGAATTCCTGTAGAAGTAGAATATGCATCAGAATTTAGATACAGAAACCCTGTTATTACAGATAAAGATGTTTTAATTGCAATTTCACAATCTGGTGAAACTGCAGATACTTTGGCAGCTATTAAATTAGCGAAAGAAAAAGGAGCTTTTGTATTTGGTGTTTGTAATGTAGTAGGTTCTTCTATTGCAAGGGAAACGGATGCTGGAGCTTATACGCATGCAGGACCAGAAATAGGAGTAGCTTCTACAAAAGCTTTTACGACTCAAATTACTGTTTTGACGTTAATGGCTTTAAAATTAGCGAAAGCAAAAGGTGTTTTCTCGGAGACAAAATATCGCGGATATTTATCTGAACTAGAAACTATTCCTAGTAAAGTAGAAAAATCTTTGGAATCTAATACACTAATAGAAATTATAGCAGATGTTTATAAAGATTCAACTAACTGTCTTTACTTAGGGAGAGGATACAATTTTCCGGTAGCATTGGAAGGCGCACTTAAATTAAAAGAGATAAGTTACATTCATGCAGAAGGATATCCGGCAGCTGAAATGAAGCATGGTCCTATTGCATTGATTGATGAGCAAATGCCAGTTTTTGTAATTGCGACTAAAAAAGGGCATTATGAAAAGGTGGTAAGTAACATTCAAGAGATTAAATCCAGAAAAGGGAAAATTATTGCAATAGTTACAGAAGGTGATGAGCAGGTGAAGGATTTAGCGGATCACGTTATTGAGGTTCCTGAAACTTTAGAAAGCTTAACTCCGTTATTAACGACAATTCCTTTGCAATTACTTTCATATCATATTGCTGTAATGAGAGGTTGTAATGTGGATCAACCTAGAAACCTTGCCAAATCGGTTACGGTAGAATAA
- a CDS encoding DUF4270 domain-containing protein: MNFIAKSAVPKFLGLLLLLGVLVSCEQDLTTVGSGVVGNEPFTTGTEVYDVFAYNKNIEAVQTNKLDIYQIGTYNDPVYGKTEASVTSQVYLSTANPSFGSFSQEKEDRAGTTDEAITTVQENETIKEVYLYIPFLTNASSLDTDGDGVEDEFDLDPDDSSNDNDGDGVSNIIETASNTDPLDGSSVDEDRDGINDLDGSTIFSDNFAEKVELDSIYINGVNYDDVAKTPLPSFNLKVERSTFFLRDLDPNASFQEVQQYYSNQVFSPDFVTGDPLFEGVVEIIDEEILIQNEDDDSTEDVDESQTFTKLQPGIRVALDNEFFQTNILDKEGSSELISQANFTEFIRGLHFSIEDESGNDVLFMFNLNSSNITMTYSYTNYDTNGTTDDTSDDNPNNILETDFTFSFLTLSTTGVVAGNAVNTIITEDYGPQILQTLDSDENVSRIYLKGGPGTYAEINLFEEDGGESIIEQIKSENWVINEANLVFYIDRDQLDAVGSTLEPPRLYLYNAENKFPLINTATDVAFAETGIPNLFAFYPDYDGVIEKSNGKGIQYSVKITDHINNLIVRDSTNATLGLTLTTNIQNWNIADAKVTNGEEELPITSTVTPLGTVLFGSNVDVADPNYDKRLKLEISYTKAR, translated from the coding sequence ATGAATTTTATTGCTAAGTCCGCTGTCCCTAAGTTTTTAGGGTTGTTATTGTTATTGGGTGTTTTGGTTTCATGTGAGCAAGATTTAACTACTGTAGGGTCGGGTGTTGTTGGTAACGAGCCTTTTACTACCGGTACAGAAGTATATGATGTTTTTGCATATAACAAGAACATTGAGGCGGTTCAGACCAATAAACTTGATATTTATCAAATAGGTACATATAATGACCCTGTTTACGGTAAAACAGAGGCTTCTGTAACTTCACAAGTCTATTTAAGTACGGCTAACCCATCTTTTGGTAGTTTTTCTCAAGAAAAAGAGGATAGAGCCGGTACTACAGATGAGGCAATAACTACGGTTCAAGAAAATGAAACTATTAAAGAAGTTTATCTTTATATACCATTTTTGACAAATGCTAGCTCGTTGGATACTGATGGTGATGGTGTTGAAGATGAATTTGATCTTGACCCAGACGATAGTAGTAATGACAATGATGGTGATGGTGTTTCTAATATTATAGAGACGGCATCTAATACAGATCCTTTAGATGGTTCTAGTGTTGATGAGGATCGTGATGGTATTAATGATCTTGATGGTTCAACCATTTTTTCTGATAATTTTGCGGAAAAAGTAGAACTAGACAGTATCTATATTAATGGTGTCAACTATGATGACGTTGCTAAAACCCCACTACCTTCTTTCAATTTAAAGGTAGAGCGTTCAACCTTTTTCTTACGTGATTTAGATCCAAATGCCAGCTTTCAAGAAGTGCAACAATATTATTCAAATCAAGTGTTCTCTCCTGATTTCGTAACAGGTGATCCTTTGTTTGAAGGTGTAGTTGAGATTATTGATGAAGAAATCTTAATTCAGAATGAAGATGACGATTCAACTGAAGATGTAGATGAATCTCAAACTTTCACAAAATTACAGCCAGGTATTAGGGTTGCGTTGGATAATGAATTTTTTCAGACAAATATATTAGACAAGGAAGGGAGTTCGGAGTTAATTAGTCAAGCTAACTTCACTGAGTTTATTAGGGGGCTTCATTTTTCTATAGAAGATGAATCTGGTAACGATGTGCTTTTTATGTTTAACTTAAATAGCTCTAATATTACTATGACTTATAGTTATACCAATTATGATACTAATGGTACAACTGATGATACTAGTGATGATAATCCTAATAATATATTGGAGACTGATTTTACTTTTTCATTTTTGACATTGAGTACAACTGGCGTTGTTGCCGGTAATGCAGTAAATACTATTATAACTGAAGACTACGGTCCTCAAATTCTTCAAACTTTAGATAGCGATGAAAATGTTTCTAGAATTTATTTAAAAGGAGGTCCTGGTACTTATGCTGAAATTAATTTATTTGAAGAAGATGGCGGTGAAAGTATTATTGAACAAATTAAAAGTGAGAATTGGGTAATTAATGAAGCTAATTTGGTTTTCTATATAGATAGAGATCAGTTAGATGCTGTAGGTAGTACATTAGAGCCTCCAAGATTATATTTATATAATGCTGAGAATAAATTTCCTTTAATAAATACAGCTACAGATGTGGCATTTGCCGAAACAGGGATCCCAAATTTATTTGCATTTTATCCAGATTATGATGGAGTTATAGAGAAATCTAACGGAAAAGGAATTCAGTATTCGGTAAAGATTACAGATCATATAAATAATTTGATTGTAAGAGATTCTACAAATGCTACTTTGGGTTTAACACTTACAACAAATATTCAAAATTGGAATATTGCCGATGCAAAGGTTACTAATGGAGAAGAAGAATTACCTATTACGTCAACAGTGACTCCGCTAGGAACGGTATTGTTTGGTAGTAATGTAGATGTTGCCGACCCTAATTATGATAAGAGGTTGAAATTAGAAATATCTTATACTAAAGCTCGGTAA
- a CDS encoding glycogen/starch synthase, whose protein sequence is MNGKKILFVSSELVPYLPENEVSLMSYEAPRMVNSNGGQIRIFMPRYGNINERRHQLHEVIRLSGMNLVINDMDMPLIIKVASIPKERIQVYFIDNEEYFKRKATFTDKQGNLFPDNDQRAIFFAKGVMETVKKLNWSPDIIHVHGWMASLLPLYLKKYYADEPLFADSKIVLSVYGKTFEGSLDKDMIKRISFDGIPEEEIASLGEPTYNNLLKVAVDYSDAVILASEEIPDELENHISSQEKPVLPYVPVQEFEEEYANFYNTEVLK, encoded by the coding sequence ATGAATGGTAAAAAGATATTATTTGTATCTTCTGAATTAGTTCCTTACTTACCCGAAAACGAAGTTTCCCTAATGTCTTATGAAGCACCTAGAATGGTCAACAGCAATGGTGGTCAGATTAGGATTTTCATGCCTAGGTACGGGAACATTAATGAGAGAAGGCATCAATTACACGAAGTAATTAGATTATCAGGTATGAACTTGGTCATTAATGATATGGATATGCCATTGATTATTAAGGTGGCGTCTATACCAAAAGAAAGAATTCAAGTTTACTTTATTGATAATGAAGAGTACTTTAAGCGTAAGGCTACGTTTACAGACAAACAAGGTAATTTGTTTCCGGATAATGACCAACGTGCAATCTTCTTTGCAAAAGGAGTTATGGAGACGGTTAAAAAATTAAATTGGTCACCAGATATAATCCATGTTCATGGATGGATGGCAAGTTTATTGCCATTGTATTTGAAGAAATATTATGCTGACGAGCCTTTATTTGCAGACAGTAAAATAGTTTTATCCGTTTATGGTAAAACATTTGAAGGGTCTTTGGATAAGGATATGATCAAGAGAATATCTTTTGATGGTATTCCAGAAGAAGAAATTGCATCTTTAGGTGAACCTACCTATAATAATTTGTTAAAGGTGGCTGTTGATTATTCTGATGCTGTTATTTTAGCTTCGGAAGAAATTCCTGATGAATTAGAAAACCATATATCTAGCCAAGAAAAACCAGTGTTGCCATATGTGCCTGTTCAAGAGTTTGAAGAGGAATATGCTAATTTTTATAACACAGAAGTTTTAAAATAA
- the panC gene encoding pantoate--beta-alanine ligase yields MPVIQTKTKLKKELNNLSNKLDLGLVPTMGALHMGHASLIKKAVDQNENVVVSIFVNPTQFNNKEDLDKYPKTIDTDIQLISAISDKIIVFTPAVSEIYPDTIVPKTYDFEGLDKVMEGEFRDDHFNGVGTIVEELLNVVQPSKAYFGEKDFQQLRIIQKLTEIQHIPVEIIGCEIVREDHGLAMSSRNERLSKNIRQKAAFIYETLKTAKNKFGTENALNLKDWVIDQFENNHDFQLEYFDITDVETLTPIKNKINNVKYRAFIAVYVEDVRLIDNIALN; encoded by the coding sequence ATGCCGGTAATACAGACCAAAACCAAGCTAAAAAAAGAACTTAATAACTTAAGCAACAAACTAGACCTAGGTCTTGTACCCACTATGGGAGCACTGCATATGGGGCATGCATCGCTTATTAAAAAAGCTGTAGATCAAAATGAGAATGTTGTGGTAAGCATTTTTGTTAACCCTACACAGTTTAACAATAAAGAAGACCTAGATAAATACCCAAAAACAATAGACACCGACATTCAACTGATTTCTGCAATTTCAGATAAAATCATCGTATTTACCCCGGCAGTTTCTGAAATATACCCCGATACTATTGTTCCAAAAACCTATGATTTTGAAGGTTTGGACAAAGTTATGGAAGGGGAATTTAGGGATGACCATTTTAACGGAGTTGGTACTATTGTTGAAGAATTGCTAAATGTCGTACAACCTTCAAAAGCTTATTTTGGTGAAAAAGATTTTCAACAATTACGCATTATTCAAAAACTTACCGAAATACAGCATATACCCGTAGAAATAATAGGTTGCGAAATTGTTAGGGAAGACCACGGTTTGGCAATGAGTTCTAGAAATGAAAGATTAAGTAAGAATATAAGACAAAAAGCAGCGTTTATTTATGAAACACTAAAGACTGCCAAAAATAAATTTGGCACGGAAAATGCATTAAACCTTAAAGATTGGGTGATTGATCAATTTGAAAACAACCATGATTTTCAACTAGAATATTTTGACATTACCGATGTTGAAACATTGACCCCAATAAAGAACAAAATAAATAATGTAAAATACAGGGCGTTTATTGCCGTTTATGTGGAAGACGTAAGACTTATAGATAATATAGCCCTAAATTAA
- the panD gene encoding aspartate 1-decarboxylase, translated as MQIEVVKSKIHRVKVTGADLNYVGSITIDEDLMDAANFIRGEKVQIVNNNNGERLETYIIPGPRKSGEITLNGAAARKVAVGDILILISYTWMDIEDAKKFNPSLVFPNEANNLLT; from the coding sequence ATGCAAATAGAAGTAGTTAAATCAAAAATACACCGTGTAAAAGTTACTGGTGCTGATCTTAATTATGTTGGCAGCATTACAATCGATGAAGATTTAATGGATGCCGCAAATTTTATTCGTGGTGAAAAAGTTCAAATCGTTAATAACAATAATGGCGAAAGATTAGAAACCTATATCATACCCGGTCCAAGAAAAAGCGGAGAAATCACTTTAAATGGTGCAGCTGCGAGAAAAGTGGCTGTAGGTGATATTTTAATTTTAATTTCTTATACTTGGATGGATATTGAAGATGCGAAAAAATTTAATCCCTCTTTAGTTTTTCCTAACGAAGCAAATAATCTTTTAACGTAG
- a CDS encoding lysylphosphatidylglycerol synthase transmembrane domain-containing protein, whose product MKNSLKKSLKTILPIALGVFLVWYSYNSTTPENRKEIIFYIREANPLYVSLSILLGILGHISRAIRWNYLLEPLGYKPKLINNILIILTSYFANLGIPRTGEILRATALTTYENVPFEKGFGTIVTERVIDVIMLLLVVTIAFLLQTDVIMGILQERGFNATGLIFLGLGGIALFFVFIFIIKKSKNAFALKIKTFVKGLLDGVFSIFKMKNKWLFIFHTFFIWGCYIGMLWIIKFTVPETISLTLSQLLVAFVAGAFAMATTNGGIGLYPIAVSSALAIFGISAVSGDAFGWIIWIAQTLMIVVFGAISFLLLPLLNRSK is encoded by the coding sequence TTGAAAAATTCCTTAAAAAAAAGTCTTAAGACCATACTCCCAATAGCATTGGGAGTTTTTTTAGTTTGGTACTCTTACAATTCTACAACACCAGAAAATAGAAAAGAAATAATCTTTTATATTAGAGAGGCTAATCCGCTTTATGTTTCTCTTTCTATTTTACTAGGTATTTTAGGCCATATTTCTAGAGCAATTAGATGGAATTACCTTCTTGAACCTTTGGGTTACAAGCCAAAACTCATCAATAATATCCTTATAATCTTAACCTCTTATTTTGCCAATTTAGGTATTCCTAGAACTGGTGAGATATTAAGGGCCACAGCACTAACCACATACGAAAACGTACCTTTTGAAAAAGGCTTTGGAACCATTGTAACCGAACGAGTTATAGATGTAATTATGTTGCTTTTAGTAGTAACCATTGCATTTTTACTACAAACAGATGTTATCATGGGCATTCTCCAAGAACGTGGTTTCAATGCAACCGGACTCATATTTCTTGGATTAGGCGGCATAGCTTTGTTCTTTGTTTTCATTTTTATCATAAAAAAATCCAAGAATGCATTTGCCCTAAAAATAAAAACATTCGTAAAAGGACTTCTTGACGGAGTCTTCAGCATTTTTAAAATGAAAAATAAATGGTTGTTTATTTTTCATACTTTCTTCATCTGGGGTTGCTATATTGGCATGCTTTGGATTATAAAATTTACGGTTCCAGAAACCATATCACTTACGCTTAGCCAACTCTTGGTTGCCTTTGTGGCTGGGGCTTTCGCCATGGCAACAACCAATGGCGGCATAGGTCTTTACCCTATTGCAGTGAGTAGCGCTCTTGCCATCTTTGGAATAAGTGCAGTATCTGGTGATGCCTTTGGTTGGATTATATGGATAGCCCAGACACTAATGATAGTTGTTTTTGGCGCAATATCTTTTCTTTTATTACCGTTATTAAACCGTAGTAAATAG
- a CDS encoding alpha/beta hydrolase, producing MRYAALIFALLFGITSYAQVTQEIFESFKLQERRDVSYYFPENMDDTKKYPLIIVLDGEYLFEQVVANSKYYSRFHGMPQSIIVGINQSENDLRYEDCAFDPDNGLPSEKGKSFYEFIGMELIPYLDLNYNTAPFKMIVGYDITANFLNYWLFKDNSIFDGYVSISPTLAPEMESRVPMRLGTFENQIFYQLIVEGEASNDKQRILTMDKDLKAIKKESLHYFFDEYSNADHISVATYGIGKAFDNIFGMFKPISPKEYKTQILTSEEPVYEYLENKYQGIVDMFGFSKPVELNDIMAIYAASRKKEDFESLKPLSDLCKKEYPETMLGFYFEAEYYEQLGEPKKALRTFEKSFQMEEIDFLTKEMALEKMDALKADFGF from the coding sequence ATGCGCTATGCAGCTTTAATTTTCGCACTTTTATTTGGGATAACCTCTTATGCACAAGTGACACAAGAAATCTTCGAATCTTTTAAACTTCAAGAACGAAGAGATGTAAGTTACTACTTTCCCGAAAACATGGATGACACCAAAAAGTACCCTTTAATAATTGTACTTGACGGTGAATATCTATTTGAACAGGTAGTGGCAAATTCAAAATATTACAGTCGTTTTCATGGCATGCCACAAAGTATTATCGTTGGTATTAATCAAAGCGAAAATGATTTAAGATATGAAGATTGCGCCTTTGACCCAGATAACGGCCTACCATCTGAAAAAGGAAAAAGTTTTTATGAGTTTATAGGTATGGAGCTTATTCCTTACCTGGATCTTAACTATAACACCGCCCCATTTAAAATGATTGTTGGGTATGATATTACAGCTAATTTCTTGAATTATTGGTTATTTAAAGACAATTCTATTTTTGACGGATATGTCAGTATCTCACCAACTCTTGCTCCAGAAATGGAAAGCAGAGTACCTATGCGCTTAGGCACTTTTGAAAATCAAATATTCTACCAGTTAATTGTTGAAGGGGAAGCCAGCAATGATAAACAGCGAATTTTAACGATGGACAAGGACCTAAAAGCCATTAAAAAAGAATCTTTACATTATTTCTTTGATGAATATTCTAATGCAGATCACATTTCTGTTGCTACCTATGGCATAGGAAAAGCGTTTGATAATATCTTTGGCATGTTTAAACCTATTAGTCCAAAAGAATATAAAACTCAAATATTAACTAGCGAAGAGCCGGTTTATGAGTACTTAGAAAACAAATACCAAGGTATTGTAGACATGTTCGGTTTTAGCAAGCCTGTTGAATTAAATGACATTATGGCAATATATGCGGCATCTAGAAAGAAAGAAGATTTTGAGTCGTTAAAGCCTTTATCTGATTTATGTAAGAAAGAATACCCAGAAACAATGTTAGGTTTTTATTTTGAAGCTGAGTACTATGAACAATTAGGCGAACCTAAAAAAGCGTTAAGAACATTTGAAAAGTCATTTCAAATGGAAGAAATAGATTTTTTAACCAAAGAAATGGCCCTTGAAAAAATGGATGCACTAAAAGCCGATTTCGGTTTTTAA